Genomic DNA from Oryza sativa Japonica Group chromosome 5, ASM3414082v1:
ctattgtgaaacggatggagtaactaTTATATAGACAGGCTGAAAGAAGACTACAAAGAACTTTATAGCCAACaggtcggctgtattattagtCTTACTCTAAAAGTACAAGCGACACTGATCTTCCTGATGTCACTCACCAGACAGCCTACTCTTCAGATATCCCATTCTGGCCATTGAATCCTTCGGGTAACAGAGAGGCAATCCGAACCCAAAATAACATACAACCTACATGTTTGCTATTGACAAGGGAGAAACAAAACATGTACTAGTGAAGTATTCAATTCATATTATTCATCAGTTGCAAATGGTATTTACTAGTATCACGCATGTTAAATTCGCTGGTTGCTGTAACAGTGAATTACCGAACAAAAGAATAATTTGTCACTGAGAATTGTCATTTTGGCACGGTATGTCTGAAACCGTCCAAGGTTCTGCTATGATGTTTTATGTACAATTGTCCAAGGTTCGTCAGAAGTTGCCCAAGAATCAATCAATTCCATGAGGGCACGAATGAACTTGCTTATACATTACATCAGAAAAGCAAAGAATTCCCCCTTGACAACCCAACATTTTATCAACACCTGTTGTTAGCACTAAGCAACTACAGAGCAACATCATCAGTTCAACTTGTAGGCCCAACTGTGATTCTTGAGGTAGGCTTGGACTGCTTCCTTTATAGCCAGGTTAGGAACCAATTGATGCTCTTTCAGAGGCTCTCGTGTCACCGGGTCGAAATTGCCCACCTAAAACCCAAAAGGAAGATTGCAGTGACTGAGCACATTATTCTCATTtaatttcaatttaaattatagtTTGTGTTTAGATTGAATCCTACTATAGCTTAAATTAGATCATTGACACATAATCCACCCAATATATGAACTACAGCAGTTTCATATTTAAATATTGCAGCATTGTGCTGATTCAAATATTCCACTAGTTCGATTTTTTTGGGCCTCCCTGCTGtgttcctttcaaaaaaaaaaactagttcgATTTTGACTTATTCTTTTTAATTATACAATCAAGTATTTCATCTGTTGGAGACATTATTTGTAGATGTAGCCAGCTAATACATGGTCCTTCTAGTGAAATATTAGCAACAACATCTAAAGATATGCAGAGCCAAAAACCTTCTGAAAAACAGATAGCAAATTAGCAAGGGAGGTGTACCTTGCAAAGATGTTCAAGGATTATGGACCTCTCATACGTTATACCACTGGGTGTGATCACTGGATCTCTAAAAATCTCAAAGGTTATTTGGCAGCAAAGGTAGTCAGGCACCTAGATTTTCAGGTAGCAACAGCCTAAGatcacagagaaaaaaaatatgctagCACAAAGATGTTGAACATGAGATAACATAGATAATAATATTACATCTGTTGGTGTATCGTCGATTGTAGCTTTGGTGAAGACTTCTGATAACAATTTCAGTTGGTCTGTATACTCATTGGTTGAGCCATCTCCCACAAGTGTGCCACTAAGAAAGTGGTGCTCCTGCAAAGCATTTTCACATGCTTCCCTAATTGTCCATGTGACACAGTGGTGTTAGAAAGTTTAAAGCATCATaaattttagataataaagggAGTGTCCAGGTTGTTATAGGAGTAAATTGGCCACCAATACCCAAGATTCACACTACAGTTAATCTGCAACACAATTATGGAACATTATTATTGCAATTatttttcatgcataacataCTTTAAACTTTGCATCTTCCAAACTCTCTTAGTGGAGTGTATTTCCCAATCTTGGTATTTTGCCTTCGCAAGAACCTGCCAAATGTCCTCCGCCATTTTGTCCCCCAAATTCGAAGACTTAAGAAGATCCAAAGCCTGTTTTACATGATAACATAAGCATGGTATTAGCAATAGCATGGCAAGAGATCAACATCCCATTTCAACATGAATGTAGCAACAAAATATCAATATGTAGGTGCGTGAAGACACAACATTAGCATTCATTAGTAAATATCCCCTTCGATTCCAAATGTAAGTAGTATTAGTCTTCTCAAGCCTTTTGTAAATGCAAGTCACtttaggcttttttttttcatcttttcttCCATGATTGCCCCAGCCAAAAAAATTCTACCCCTTTCACAAATAAATGAGCCATCCTTTCCAATGTAGTAAAATGAAGGGAAACAAAGTCATTTAAGCTATTTCTCAATTCCAAAATTCTTTGTTTATGTTAAGATTTGTCCTAAACAATAACATGGTGAAGAGCTCAGGATATGATTCAGAAGAAGCTGAAGCAAACTTACAAGGGCCATAGAAGTATAATAACAAACCTTGTTGAATTCCTTGATAGCAAGAGCACATTGTTCCTTCTCAAGCATGGCACATCCCAGCAAATAGTGACCCTGGACCAAAGTTGAAGACCTGTAACAATCACTTGATTTATGTATGAACAAGGGACATTGAGATGATGTTACCTTGACCAGAGTGTCATCAAGGGCAAGAGCTCTCCTGCTATCCTCTTCGACCTTAGCCCATTCCCTGTATCACATTAAAAAAGAATCAAGTTTTTTCCCCCAAGAAAGAGATAGTGAGGGAGGGGAAGAAACAAGGGAGAGAAATACTTGCGCTTGAAATGGCAGAGGCCCCGGTTGAGCCAGTAGACGGCGACGTCGGGGCAAAGAGCGATAGCCTGGAGATCGTGGAGTTAATCATATCGGTTGCCAAAGATTGAAAAAAGGAAAGGGAAAGGGGGAGCTAGGGattggggagggggaggggaaagagggaggtTGCCTCGGTGTAGCAGTcgatggcggcgccgaggcgggcCTTGTTGAAGCAGGAGTTGCCCTCGATCCGCCGGAGCTCCGCTTGCCTCGCTACCGCCAcgccatccgccgccgtcgccatagAAGCAGCTTCTTGGATTTGGTTGGTTTTCCTTCCCGTTTTGCTTCGGTTTGAACActtcttcctcctttttcttttctttaagaAATTGATTGGAACTTGGAGTTGTATGTAATCTGAGAACGCGTCATCCCCAAGGACCAAAAAAAGGAGACGATCCATCCCAACAAGTAATCCTACCGTCCTATCTTGTTGAGTGCCACATATTGCTACATGATCACACATTATACGTTAGCCATGTCGCAATGTTtggttgcttattttaattttggAAGGCCACGAATTGGTGCTCCATGGGCTCACATATCATACTAAAcgacatatttacaaataaaaaataatttatgaataaaatatttatatatgtgttcttatagcaatttaaaaacaaaggctgaaaaataaacttcgacgaaaaaacctcaaaatcagctctAAATTCAAGATtacaattttaaattttggccgCTAAGCATATGCAAAAGGAAAAGGATGAGGTCTTATTCTCTAGCCAAACATTGATATACTTGTGTGGACTATGTTATGTGTGTTATGTCACACTTCTGGCAAGCGAGTCATGTCAATCTTAAGCaacaaccaaacaacccctaccTAGCCAATGATACAactgggggggggggttgggagctctaaaaaaaataagtcctTAGGGtctctctctcccaaacaccccctaacgGCCACATCCAAGCCTGGCGACAAAAAGCTCAGACTAGACTACCGCCTAACCAATCTAGGAGTTGGTTCGGCCATTGAGGGCATGTGTAGTtcgcaaaaagaaaatttttaggtattACATTGAATGTTTGATCGGATATCGGAAgaagttttcggacacgaatgaaaaaaacaaatttcataactcagctggaaaccgcaagacgaatattttgagcctaattaatccgtcattagcatatgtgggttactgtagcatttatggtTAATCAGGGACTAAtcaggctcaaaagattcatcttgtgatttcccccctaactatgcaattagtttttttaatctatttttaatgctccatacatgtgtccaaagattcgatgtgatatttttgaaaaaaaatttagggaactaaaccaggcttGATTACACTcctttgtttgttttttaaaatatataatgccTTTGATTTTTCACATATTTTAACCTAAGtattattgttttctttttcttcaataCACGACAATGTTAATATGTAACATATATTTAACcatgtcttatttaaaaatatgttattattatttattttcttgcaTATCGTTTTGTTATAAAAAAACTTTGATTATGATTtacatttttcatatttgtacAACAATTTTTAATGaaacaaataattaaatatatatctAAAAGGTAACACGGTCATGTATTTATGCTTTTCTAAAGTTTGTTTGTTACTAGATATTACTAGTCTAAGGAAAAGTTGTTCCTTTTTTAAATCAATAAATCAATGCCATGGAATTTTTGTTTAGACATTTTATTTTTGTGATTACTAAAAAAAGAAGGCAGCAAACTTACATCAGGATATTTCGTattattaaagaaaaaagtGATAATAATACTACCATAAAGGAAATACAATAATCTCATCCGCATATTTGTGGTGCCATCTTAACGAGTAGGGATAAATATGGATGAAACGTAAGCATAAAGATagcagaaaataaaagaagcatCATCTTCTGGAGAAATATGCCATGCCAATACGTCGTTCAGACTTAATTCCAGTTTGCTACTACATTCATACCAGCCTTCCTGTGCTCATTATTCTTTTTCTAAGCACAAAAATGTTCAATCAGCCCCGAACAGGACAGGCTAACAATGGATAATAATATGTATGTAGTGGCTACATTTCTTCAGGATTCAGTTTCCACGACGATGGGAAATTTCATTTAGTTACCATTGATCTGATGAAAAGCCTTGCTTCCAAGAACCAACTCCTTGAAGCGAACTATGCAGCCCATTGCACGCTCGAATTCGCTGCTCTCCAGAGCAAAGCTGAACCGACAGTGATCCGGTATTCCTGTCCATGAGCTGCTGTTTATGCACAACCCGGTGGACCTGAGAATGGCTTCCTTGATGTTGCAGCCATCTAGCTTGCCATCAAAACCATCCACCTTGATTATTTTGCCGATGTAGGCAGTCGGTTTCGCCAGCATCGATATGCCACCATGACTGCCAGCAACATCCCAGCCACAGCCCTCAAGTGTCTGTTCATagcaaaaaaaacagagagatgAAGAAACCGCCATACGTAGCTGCAAAAATCTCAGAGtctttcagtcaaaaaaaaaaaatctcagagTCTAGTATGTCTAGTAAGTTGCAGCATTGTGCAAAGTATGCCTAGCAAATTCTAGCCAGATCATTTCAATGTCCCAAGATAGGTCTAGCTAGTTTTTGAATATAATATCATGGAAACATAAAGttactaatttcatattttaagcCCTGCCGTTGATCTTACTTCCAAAGGGATCAGAATTGTGAATGAAAGCTTAATTGGAAGTATCATTCAGAATGTTATGAGAAGGTAACCTTTATCAAGTGGTCAGCACGACTCTTTAGTGTGTCCTTCTGCTCCATAATGAGATTGGAGAAGTGTTCATCCTTCTGATTCTTGAGGCCCAGTAGTTTTTTGAAAGTGTACTTCAGCGTACTGTGGGGACGACTCAAGCTTGGGAAACTGTGAAATGTGTCAACCAAGGATGAGTCATTCAAAATCAGAAACCCAAAGTCATGCCCTGCAGCAGTCAGCTCAAAGGACAGTTCTCCGAGAAGAGCTACAGAGAACGAGGGTTTTGGACAATTCACAGCAGAAAGACATCTTTCCAAATTCCATCGACTCCAGCCATCAGTTTGGAATTCCAGACCAGAGAAGGAGGTATCTATTACTACCCTAGCTCCATATTTACCACAAACAGAAAGGAGCTCTTGAATATCACTGTCACTGTACAGGAAACCAGTAGGGTTAATTGTGGGGCCAGAAATATAAACCCATGGCCTAGATACTGTCTCAAGTGTGTCAGCTAGAACCCGTGGTTCAATCTTGAAGCCTGATTCTAACTTTGTCGGAATAGTCAGCGTATTTGCATTCACAAACTTTGCTGCTGAGACATAGTGACCATTAGCGCCCAAGGGGAAAAGTAAGGTGCCCTGGTCTTGGATGCAGCAAAGGGCAAGCTTGTTGAAGAGTGCAAGACAGGTGTTGCCATATAATATTTCAGAACAACCATCTGCTGGGAAACCATAGCTATCTTTCACCAGCTGCTGAATGCTGGAACGGACATCAGTTTCAGACTCAGTAATGTTCTGCCTAACAAAACTTTCAAAAATGGAGGCATTCACTGCAGAAGGCACTGGCAAGAAGCTGCGATCTAAATCCATATGAATGACACTGGATTTTTTGGAGTCAGGAATGAAAAATTCAGCTTCTTTTAGGGTAGACATAGCTGAACTTGAAAATCCTATCATCTTCTGAGGTATCACTTCTGCAGGCAGTCTCTGAAAaagagcaagaaaaaaaaataaagaccaCAAACCAAAAAAGATACTTTAAGTTCACAAAAATAGTCCACTGGAAAATTATTAACTTCGCTTATAATTAGACATAAGATAAAATAAGTAAAAAACACATCAAACTCTTCTAAAAAATTTAGCTGTTTACTATAGTGTGTTTTATCCAACAAAGGAAGACCAATTCATAAATTAAGAAGTAGCTGGTTTCTGCCATTACATATCCAAGATCACCATAAGGATGCGTGAGATTAAGAATAAGAGACAAGTCATGTTTACTTCTTGTTGTGGATGCCGATCAGCAATTTGAAATGCCAGTAGCTCATGGAAAAGACAACCATAATAGTGCTGGCTGATCTGAGACGTATGCCCTTCCAATAGCTCAATAGTTTGTGATAATGCCCTATAAACAGCTGCATCTTCAGAAATGGCAAAAGCAACCTCCAGATCAGAATAAACCTGCAAGGATTTAATCCAAAATAAGATAAAGCAATTGAAAAGAAAACAATATAGTAGAGAAATTTAAGCTCACTCAATTAAAATTAGCTGCTGCAATAGTTACAGGCACCTGATTCTTTACTAAACCGCATAGTATAGCTGCATGGGAAGGTAGGGTCTTTCCAGCAAGGTATTTTAATACACCATTAGAGCTTGGCAAACTAGACAACTCCAGATGCTCTGAAATATCGATGAATAACCGAGAACCAACATCCTTCGTTACACTTAATAAGTTCTCAAAAGCAGCACTTGTGATAGCCTCAAACTGAGCCATGCCAGTAACAACCACCTGAGGCTTCAGTTTCCTGATCAACTCAATCAACAAATCAGATTGGCGTGGTGCCTCAATTACAGTAACTGTATCTTTGGCTTTTCCCTGAAATTCAAAAGGAGGTAGCAGCATCAACATTATTGCATTCTATAATAGAATGAGTGTCTTATGAGTCTTGTCCATACTTTCTTCTCCACTTTTCCTTATGAAAAAgatatttttaaaacaaaagaaagtaaaacaaagaaaaagaagatgacAGAGACTACTAAAGTAGAGCTCAGATGCGCCAAACAAATTCTGGTCAATGTGCACAAGACTCACTCacagaaaagagagaaattaaGGTACCTCAATTGCTAAAGAAGTTAACCATTGCTTTGGCAAGTGTCTGGTCAGATGTTCATCAACGATCGCAAGCGCTGGTGAGAATAATCGAAGAGCATTTTCTATTGCCACAGCACGGGAAGGGAAAACAACAACATTCTGGAGGACGATAAAAAATATCAATTATTTTAATTTCTAATGAGTGAATGTAACTATAACTATAACAGACACCAAGTCTTACATCAGGAGTTAATGGGATATGGTGGTAGCTCTTCATAAATCCAGCAACAAGATTCCGGAAGTTTAGACAACCAGCTGGTGGTTCACAAGGATTGTATTTATTCTCCTTCAAAAAACTAGCTAGGTATGCTAGGAAGGGTATTTTTTCGTCAGCAACAGAATCATCATCAAAAGACAAATCCAGGGAGCTGCTGACTTCATGGAACCCATCTTTAAGAAACTCAAATATTTTCTTCACCTGAAAGTTATATGAATTAGTATTTTTCCTGTCATTACATTGCTTTTAGAAATCTAAAGAATACACAAGGAACCTGGTTGGGTTGGCGAAGTTGACAGCTATACACTGACAAAGCATG
This window encodes:
- the LOC4337553 gene encoding E3 ubiquitin-protein ligase CHIP isoform X1, with protein sequence MATAADGVAVARQAELRRIEGNSCFNKARLGAAIDCYTEAIALCPDVAVYWLNRGLCHFKRKEWAKVEEDSRRALALDDTLVKGHYLLGCAMLEKEQCALAIKEFNKVCYYTSMALALDLLKSSNLGDKMAEDIWQVLAKAKYQDWEIHSTKRVWKMQSLKEACENALQEHHFLSGTLVGDGSTNEYTDQLKLLSEVFTKATIDDTPTDVPDYLCCQITFEIFRDPVITPSGITYERSIILEHLCKVGNFDPVTREPLKEHQLVPNLAIKEAVQAYLKNHSWAYKLN
- the LOC4337553 gene encoding E3 ubiquitin-protein ligase CHIP isoform X2 yields the protein MDRLLFLVLGDDAFSDYIQLQVPINFLKKRKRRKKCSNRSKTGRKTNQIQEAASMATAADGVAVARQAELRRIEGNSCFNKARLGAAIDCYTEAIALCPDVAVYWLNRGLCHFKRKEWAKVEEDSRRALALDDTLVKGHYLLGCAMLEKEQCALAIKEFNKALDLLKSSNLGDKMAEDIWQVLAKAKYQDWEIHSTKRVWKMQSLKEACENALQEHHFLSGTLVGDGSTNEYTDQLKLLSEVFTKATIDDTPTDVPDYLCCQITFEIFRDPVITPSGITYERSIILEHLCKVGNFDPVTREPLKEHQLVPNLAIKEAVQAYLKNHSWAYKLN
- the LOC4337554 gene encoding methionine S-methyltransferase isoform X1; amino-acid sequence: MGSAGVEDAAAVAAFLERCAPSGDAAYGELKAVLGRLHEPTTRRAARAFLTALRPFCSSGDSLARYGFRIHDLSLLHCAHDHQFSGFQQRKKLTMMEIPSIFIPEDWSFTFYEGLNRHPDSIFRDKTVAELGCGNGWISIALAEKWSPSKVYGLDINPRAVKIAWINLYLNALDDDGLPIYDGEGKTLLDRVEFYESDLLSYCRDNKIELDRIVGCIPQILNPNPEAMSKIVTENSSEEFLYSLSNYCALQGFVEDQFGLGLIARAVEEGISVIKPMGIMIFNMGGRPGQGVCERLFRRRGFRITKLWQTKIMQAADTDISALVEIEKNSRHRFEFFMDLVGDQPVCARTAWAYMKSGGRISHALSVYSCQLRQPNQVKKIFEFLKDGFHEVSSSLDLSFDDDSVADEKIPFLAYLASFLKENKYNPCEPPAGCLNFRNLVAGFMKSYHHIPLTPDNVVVFPSRAVAIENALRLFSPALAIVDEHLTRHLPKQWLTSLAIEGKAKDTVTVIEAPRQSDLLIELIRKLKPQVVVTGMAQFEAITSAAFENLLSVTKDVGSRLFIDISEHLELSSLPSSNGVLKYLAGKTLPSHAAILCGLVKNQVYSDLEVAFAISEDAAVYRALSQTIELLEGHTSQISQHYYGCLFHELLAFQIADRHPQQERLPAEVIPQKMIGFSSSAMSTLKEAEFFIPDSKKSSVIHMDLDRSFLPVPSAVNASIFESFVRQNITESETDVRSSIQQLVKDSYGFPADGCSEILYGNTCLALFNKLALCCIQDQGTLLFPLGANGHYVSAAKFVNANTLTIPTKLESGFKIEPRVLADTLETVSRPWVYISGPTINPTGFLYSDSDIQELLSVCGKYGARVVIDTSFSGLEFQTDGWSRWNLERCLSAVNCPKPSFSVALLGELSFELTAAGHDFGFLILNDSSLVDTFHSFPSLSRPHSTLKYTFKKLLGLKNQKDEHFSNLIMEQKDTLKSRADHLIKTLEGCGWDVAGSHGGISMLAKPTAYIGKIIKVDGFDGKLDGCNIKEAILRSTGLCINSSSWTGIPDHCRFSFALESSEFERAMGCIVRFKELVLGSKAFHQINGN
- the LOC4337554 gene encoding methionine S-methyltransferase isoform X2 — translated: MAAAAEVESFLATCAASGDAAYGAAKAVLERLQDPASRPDARRLLGAVRRRFAGPAAGEECFRTFHFRIHDVVLDPHLRGFQQRKKLTMMEIPSIFIPEDWSFTFYEGLNRHPDSIFRDKTVAELGCGNGWISIALAEKWSPSKVYGLDINPRAVKIAWINLYLNALDDDGLPIYDGEGKTLLDRVEFYESDLLSYCRDNKIELDRIVGCIPQILNPNPEAMSKIVTENSSEEFLYSLSNYCALQGFVEDQFGLGLIARAVEEGISVIKPMGIMIFNMGGRPGQGVCERLFRRRGFRITKLWQTKIMQAADTDISALVEIEKNSRHRFEFFMDLVGDQPVCARTAWAYMKSGGRISHALSVYSCQLRQPNQVKKIFEFLKDGFHEVSSSLDLSFDDDSVADEKIPFLAYLASFLKENKYNPCEPPAGCLNFRNLVAGFMKSYHHIPLTPDNVVVFPSRAVAIENALRLFSPALAIVDEHLTRHLPKQWLTSLAIEGKAKDTVTVIEAPRQSDLLIELIRKLKPQVVVTGMAQFEAITSAAFENLLSVTKDVGSRLFIDISEHLELSSLPSSNGVLKYLAGKTLPSHAAILCGLVKNQVYSDLEVAFAISEDAAVYRALSQTIELLEGHTSQISQHYYGCLFHELLAFQIADRHPQQERLPAEVIPQKMIGFSSSAMSTLKEAEFFIPDSKKSSVIHMDLDRSFLPVPSAVNASIFESFVRQNITESETDVRSSIQQLVKDSYGFPADGCSEILYGNTCLALFNKLALCCIQDQGTLLFPLGANGHYVSAAKFVNANTLTIPTKLESGFKIEPRVLADTLETVSRPWVYISGPTINPTGFLYSDSDIQELLSVCGKYGARVVIDTSFSGLEFQTDGWSRWNLERCLSAVNCPKPSFSVALLGELSFELTAAGHDFGFLILNDSSLVDTFHSFPSLSRPHSTLKYTFKKLLGLKNQKDEHFSNLIMEQKDTLKSRADHLIKTLEGCGWDVAGSHGGISMLAKPTAYIGKIIKVDGFDGKLDGCNIKEAILRSTGLCINSSSWTGIPDHCRFSFALESSEFERAMGCIVRFKELVLGSKAFHQINGN